A single window of Aspergillus flavus chromosome 4, complete sequence DNA harbors:
- a CDS encoding C6 transcription factor has translation MESGNVSDNTYEETRVLRRYNVSRSCIRCHQRKVRCDKSHPCTTCTRSNVTCRYPGSEKTKRRAPNVSLNEVAARLARLERTVAAKVGGDEDVTVTSSALSKGLGPVSTDRTAVGQQSREHHGSREGFLVTSGPSTRYINESFLSHVLEKEKELQTAIESPYSANGSSTAFSPLRAEGLLLNPQHTVSDVAELYPSRWEATQLWQVYLNNVNPLMRVVHIPTLLPKVYNAINSPGDVPADLSALLFAIYFAATTSLLSINEGDFLGGQKHAAVQKYQRGLEVSLYNSSFLDSPTITSLQAMAIYVRCRRFHSSGRSNWVLNGLTIYAAQSIGLHRDGSNFNLPILECELRRRLWWHIITADKRVAEDHGLVGGFETISNTKLPLNVDDSDLSPQLKTPPAAKETWTEMTMFLITAEASKVFARIHRVSLQSQPGKDVHDESRKLVADFDTRLSRTYLKYCDQNVPVQKATFLLGRLLLCKAKALVHIQSLNGLSAKQSAKHINEETLSYACEGLECGSEMLTDEVLKSYSWLSSSYTPYHLLTYALWHLCVCPETPGVTRAWNAVQKCFELTERDAGWRECDPHWAVLCRLRQKALTIQRSRLGAKSGEELPGLYSMDQAVLPDTGSEIDFGDALMPWDLDPLAFFDWTSFAPTF, from the exons ATGGAAAGCGGAAATGTCTCAGATAACACCTACGAAGAAACAAGGGTCCTCCGACGCTACAACGTCTCACGATCCTGTATCCGCTGCCATCAGCGAAAGGTGCGCTGCGACAAGTCTCATCCATGCACGACATGCACCCGGTCAAATGTGACCTGTCGCTACCCAGGGTCTGAGAAGACTAAGCGCCGAGCTCCGAATGTAAGTCTGAATGAGGTGGCGGCTCGATTGGCGCGCTTGGAACGGACCGTTGCGGCGAAAGTGGGtggggatgaggatgttaCGGTTACAAGTTCAGCACTGTCTAAAGGGTTAGGGCCGGTTTCTACTGATCGGACTGCTGTGGGTCAACAGTCTAGGGAACATCACGGGTCGAGAGAGGGCTTCTTGGTGACTTCTGGTCCTTCGACGAGGTATATCAATGAGTCTTTTTTGTCGCATGTTTTGGAAAAA GAGAAAGAGCTTCAAACGGCGATAGAGTCTCCATATAGCGCCAATGGGAGTTCTACTGCATTCTCTCCTCTGCGCGCAGAGGGGTTATTGTTAAACCCGCAGCACACGGTATCAGATGTCGCAGAGTTATATCCTTCTCGCTGGGAGGCAACGCAGTTATGGCAGGTCTATTTGAACAATGTAAATCCGCTCATGAGGGTTGTACATATTCCAACACTACTACCCAAGGTATACAATGCCATTAACTCCCCAGGTGATGTACCAGCGGATCTAAGCGCGCTTCTATTTGCAATCTACTTCGCTGCAACCACGAGCTTACTATCTATCAATGAGGGCGATTTTTTGGGTGGCCAGAAACATGCCGCTGTGCAGAAATATCAACGGGGATTGGAAGTTTCGCTGTACAATTCTTCGTTTCTGGACTCACCGACCATAACCTCTCTACAGGCTATGGCTATCTATGTC CGATGTCGCCGATTCCATAGCAGCGGTCGCTCGAACTGGGTTTTGAACGGTCTGACAATATACGCGGCTCAGTCAATCGGGCTTCATCGCGATGGAAGCAATTTCAATCTGCCGATTCTCGAATGTGAGCTGCGACGTCGTCTGTGGTGGCATATTATCACCGCCGATAAGCGAGTGGCCGAAGATCATGGACTCGTCGGGGGCTTTGAGACTATCTCCAACACCAAGCTGCCATTGAACGTCGACGACAGCGACCTTAGTCCCCAGTTGAAGACTCCGCCAGCTGCAAAAGAAACGTGGACGGAGATGACCATGTTCTTGATTACCGCAGAGGCGAGTAAGGTATTTGCGCGCATCCACCGGGTTTCGTTGCAATCGCAACCTGGTAAAGATGTGCATGATGAATCCCGGAAGCTCGTGGCCGACTTTGACACTCGTTTGAGTAGAACATATCTGAAATATTGCGACCAGAACGTTCCAGTCCAGAAAGCTACGTTTCTGTTGGGCCGCCTACTCCTCTGTAAAGCCAAGGCTTTGGTGCACATTCAGTCACTCAATGGCCTAAGTGCTAAGCAATCTGCAAAGCACATTAACGAGGAAACCCTCTCCTATGCATGCGAGGGACTCGAATGCGGATCCGAGATGCTCACGGATGAAGTGCTCAAGAGCTACAGTTGGTTGTCCTCAAGCTACACTCCGTACCATCTGCTCACGTATGCCCTGTGGCATCTATGCGTCTGTCCCGAAACCCCTGGTGTTACGCGAGCCTGGAACGCTGTCCAGAAATGCTTCGAGTTAACAGAGCGCGATGCAGGCTGGCGGGAGTGTGATCCTCATTGGGCCGTTTTGTGTCGACTTCGACAGAAGGCATTGACGATCCAACGATCTCGTTTAGGCGCGAAGTCAGGAGAAGAACTACCTGGTCTGTATTCCATGGACCAAGCAGTACTGCCAGATACTGGTTCGGAGATCGACTTTGGAGATGCCCTGATGCCCTGGGATCTTGATCCTCTTGCATTCTTTGATTGGACCTCCTTTGCCCCCACGTTTTGA
- a CDS encoding protein kinase, which produces MSILRSGLRISHPPLGKSTRIRFIPRRTVASIASKPLRQFPKSDFVKLDSRTKIEEEEVVSKLGYGTSSTVWLCCDLQSNGFVTLKVCTRGQRPEHEISVSKHLENSNNHPGKSLTRLVLDSFEITGPYGKHVCLTYQPLGMSFTEFRNSLPDNKFSKDLTQTSIQLVLIALAFLHDNHVVHTDISSNNILQGNMDSEVLCQIEEDELKRPTPRKVLNDRYIYHSRPMPVCASLPVVSDLGEARIGKQKHRGDIMPGIYRAPEVILDMDWDCKVDIWSTGAMVWDLVQDSHLFFAKRNGLLDDEQHLAEMVSLMGPPPPEFLRRSQKCRQFWDEQGNWKGSMPVPEQSLEIRERQFSGGDKELFLNFLRRIFRWLPEERPTAEELAYDDFLMQPIISDA; this is translated from the exons ATGTCGATCCTTCGCTCGGGCCTTAGAATATCTCACCCACCCCTTGGAAAATCAACGAGGATCCGTTTTATCCCTAGAAGAACAGTGGCATCCATCGCTTCAAAGCCCCTACGCCAGTTCCCCAAGTCAGACTTTGTAAAACTAGACTCCAGAACGAAAatagaggaagaggag GTGGTTTCAAAGCTTGGATATGGTACATCTTCGACCGTCTGGTTGTGCTGTGATCTTCA aagCAATGGTTTCGTGACACTCAAAGTTTGCACTCGGGGACAACGCCCTGAACATGAAATATCTGTTTCGAAGCATCTGGAGAACTCTAATAACCACCCCGGGAAAAGTCTCACCCGTTTAGTTCTGGACTCCTTCGAGATTACCGGTCCTTATGGAAAGCATGTTTGCTTGACTTATCAGCCACTTGGAATGAGCTTCACGGAATTCCGAAACTCGCTCCCTGACAATAAATTCTCAAAGGATCTCACACAGACAAGTATCCAACTTGTGTTAATAGCACTAGCGTTTTTGCATGATAACCATGTTGTTCATACCG ATATTTCATCGAACAATATACTACAAGGGAATATGGATAGCGAAGTTCTCTGTcaaattgaagaagatgaattAAAGCGACCAACTCCCAGGAAGGTTCTGAATGACCGTTACATATATCACTCTCGACCTATGCCTGTATGTGCTAGTTTGCCTGTTGTTTCTGATCTTGGGGAGGCTCGGAttggaaaacaaaaacatagAGGCGATATTATGCCAGGGATATATCGGGCGCCAGAAGTAATTCTAGATATGGACTGGGATTGTAAGGTTGATATCTGGTCAACTGGAGCTATG GTTTGGGACCTCGTGCAAGATAGCCACCTTTTTTTCGCGAAGAGGAACGGCCTTCTCGATGATGAGCAGCATCTAGCGGAGATGGTGTCACTTATGGGACCTCCGCCTCCGGAATTCCTGAGGAGAAGCCAGAAATGTCGCCAATTCTGGGATGAGCAAG GTAATTGGAAAGGCTCTATGCCCGTACCAGAACAGTCACTGGAAATAAGGGAGCGGCAGTTTTCAGGAGGAGATAAAGAGCTCTTTCTGAATTTCCTGCGGAGAATATTTCGTTGGTTACCTGAGGAGCGACCAACTGCGGAGGAGCTGGCGTATGATGACTTCTTAATGCAGCCCATCATATCGGATGCTTAG